One stretch of Candidatus Krumholzibacteriia bacterium DNA includes these proteins:
- the galE gene encoding UDP-glucose 4-epimerase GalE produces the protein MRLLVTGGAGYIGGAFLRAALASGHEVAVLDNLSTGHRDSLPPEVRFVEGELRDRSLLDEVLASSDAVVHFAALSIVSDSISDPLRYYRENVGGFLVLLEALADSSVRRFLFSSSAAVYGQGEGRPFREGDPCEPVNPYGGTKLAIEQILGQVAPSLGLSYLCLRYFNAAGALGDHGERHDPETHLIPLALEAALGLRTLKVFGTDYPTPDGTCIRDYIHIEDLAEAHLAGLEALEQGRSGVLNLGTGKGHSVREVLAAVRKISGRELPFEETGRREGDPALLVAAADRAEEWLGWKARRPSLESIVQSAWDFRKKL, from the coding sequence ATGAGGCTTCTGGTGACAGGCGGAGCCGGTTACATCGGGGGAGCTTTCCTGCGGGCTGCTCTGGCTTCGGGCCATGAGGTCGCTGTGCTTGACAACCTCAGTACCGGACACCGCGACAGCCTTCCCCCGGAAGTCCGCTTTGTCGAAGGGGAATTGCGCGACCGCTCTCTCCTCGACGAAGTTCTTGCTTCCAGCGATGCCGTGGTCCATTTCGCGGCCCTGAGCATCGTCTCTGATTCCATCAGCGACCCGCTGCGCTACTATAGGGAGAATGTCGGCGGTTTTCTGGTTCTGCTCGAGGCTCTTGCCGACAGTTCCGTCCGCCGCTTCCTCTTTTCCTCCTCTGCTGCTGTCTACGGGCAGGGAGAAGGTCGTCCCTTCCGGGAAGGGGATCCCTGTGAGCCGGTAAACCCCTATGGAGGGACGAAGTTGGCGATCGAACAGATTCTCGGACAGGTGGCACCCTCTCTGGGGCTTTCCTATCTCTGCCTGCGCTATTTCAACGCCGCGGGTGCTCTCGGAGATCACGGGGAGAGGCATGATCCGGAAACCCACCTGATTCCCCTGGCTCTGGAGGCGGCTCTGGGTTTGAGGACGCTCAAGGTTTTCGGGACGGATTACCCGACTCCCGACGGAACCTGCATCCGCGACTACATTCACATCGAGGATCTCGCCGAAGCCCACCTGGCGGGGCTGGAAGCACTGGAGCAGGGCAGAAGCGGCGTGCTGAATCTGGGGACAGGCAAGGGGCATTCTGTCCGGGAGGTGCTTGCTGCCGTCCGGAAGATCAGCGGGCGGGAGCTTCCCTTTGAGGAAACCGGGCGCCGGGAAGGGGATCCTGCACTCCTGGTTGCGGCGGCAGACCGGGCGGAGGAATGGCTGGGCTGGAAGGCCCGGCGTCCCTCTCTGGAGTCAATCGTGCAGTCCGCCTGGGACTTCCGAAAAAAACTGTAA